In a single window of the Halictus rubicundus isolate RS-2024b unplaced genomic scaffold, iyHalRubi1_principal scaffold0025, whole genome shotgun sequence genome:
- the LOC143363151 gene encoding uncharacterized protein LOC143363151 gives MWVQRKRKEKNGVSESTKNIKHEYLVESENVILPPLHIKLGIMKNFVKAMDKTGPAFEYLKTKFPTISDAKIKEGIFIGPQIRKLINDTNFNKKLNKLEKRLGCNMSLKMHFLHSHLDFFPANLGDVSDEHGERFHQDISTMEKRYKGKDLCAILLSDSVLG, from the exons ATGTGGGTTCAAcgcaaaaggaaagaaaaaaatggTGTATCCGAAT caacaaaaaatataaaacatgaATATCTTGTTGAATCAGAGAACGTGATTTTGCCACCGTTACACATAAAATTAGGCATAATGAAAAATTTTGTCAAAGCTATGGACAAAACTGGGCCTGcattcgaatatttaaaaactaaATTTCCGACGATTTCTGACGCCAAAATAAAAGAAGGCATATTTATTGGACCCCAAATAAGAAAGTTAATTAATGacacaaattttaataaaaaattaaataaattagaaaaacga ctAGGATGCAACATGTcgttaaaaatgcatttcttgCATTCGCATTTAGACTTTTTTCCTGCAAACCTCGGTGACGTGAGTGATGAACATGGAGAACggtttcatcaagatatttcaactatggaaaaacgttacaaaggaaaagacttatgtgcgattctactttcagattcggttttaggatga